In a single window of the Halobaculum lipolyticum genome:
- a CDS encoding acyltransferase: protein MTKRHVSLPTEADEGITAFIDQVDDRLSSSEDTCEVVRDTLVDLFGDRDAYERWQAGADVTPAERVRLKGYDPCNATLESEYYAEKDEERYTRSKHLQWLWRQFDATPMADNIDFALRFRQMLAKHLFAEAGDNLRLFKGISFTYGHNIEVGDNTVIHDDVHLDDRGKLTIGDRVSVSDSAHIYSHDHDVNDQTAVENYHTIVDDDARVTYDSMVRAGCRIGKNAVVGAKSTVQGDVPDHHIVAGSPARDIRVKPGWESVADPVEEKLVNRADERRIEYDLPDDLDTFDEFQRDLTPPDGVDAPEADD from the coding sequence ATGACCAAGCGTCACGTGTCCCTCCCGACCGAGGCCGACGAGGGGATCACGGCCTTCATCGACCAGGTGGACGACCGGTTGTCGTCGTCGGAGGACACCTGCGAGGTCGTCCGCGACACCCTCGTCGACCTGTTCGGCGACCGCGACGCCTACGAGCGGTGGCAGGCCGGCGCGGACGTGACGCCCGCCGAACGGGTGCGCCTCAAGGGGTACGACCCGTGTAACGCGACGCTGGAGTCGGAGTACTACGCCGAGAAGGACGAGGAGCGGTACACGCGCTCGAAACACCTCCAGTGGCTGTGGCGCCAGTTCGACGCGACGCCGATGGCGGACAACATCGACTTCGCGCTGCGGTTCCGCCAGATGCTCGCCAAGCACCTGTTCGCCGAGGCGGGCGACAACCTCCGGCTGTTCAAGGGGATCAGCTTCACGTACGGCCACAACATCGAGGTCGGCGACAACACCGTCATCCACGACGACGTCCACCTCGACGACCGCGGGAAGCTGACCATCGGCGACCGCGTCTCCGTCTCCGACTCCGCGCACATCTACAGCCACGACCACGACGTGAACGACCAGACGGCCGTCGAGAACTACCACACTATCGTCGACGACGACGCCCGCGTCACCTACGACTCGATGGTGCGCGCTGGCTGCCGGATCGGGAAGAACGCCGTCGTCGGCGCCAAGTCCACCGTGCAGGGCGACGTGCCCGACCACCACATCGTCGCCGGCTCGCCCGCCCGCGACATCCGCGTGAAGCCGGGCTGGGAGTCCGTCGCCGACCCGGTCGAGGAGAAGCTGGTGAACCGCGCCGACGAGCGCCGGATCGAGTACGACCTCCCCGACGACCTCGACACCTTCGACGAGTTCCAGCGCGACCTCACGCCGCCCGACGGCGTGGACGCGCCCGAAGCCGACGACTGA
- a CDS encoding DUF7384 family protein — MDSWATLFERGEAAGVDAAAVTDALRERRASAGTETETGTEDDDDRTAASTDRPEPSPARVVADADVLAADLLVGGAARDALDPLRAHSWTTLVASDALLDDAAAVIADLADADLAAGWRAKAESWREPVAQPAGDHPALASAYRGGAMHVLSFDDRLTAAGTAAGLNDHFPVSVREPRAFATLFDAARLYPEVGDGEYPGPDRDPRV, encoded by the coding sequence ATGGACTCGTGGGCGACGCTGTTCGAGCGCGGGGAGGCGGCCGGCGTCGACGCCGCGGCCGTGACCGACGCGCTCCGCGAGCGGCGGGCGAGCGCCGGAACCGAAACCGAAACCGGAACCGAGGACGACGACGACCGCACAGCGGCATCGACGGACCGCCCGGAACCGTCGCCGGCCCGCGTCGTCGCCGACGCGGACGTGCTCGCGGCGGACCTGCTCGTCGGCGGCGCCGCCCGCGACGCGCTCGACCCGCTGCGGGCGCACTCGTGGACGACGCTCGTCGCCAGCGACGCGCTGCTGGACGACGCGGCGGCGGTGATCGCGGACCTCGCGGACGCGGATCTGGCGGCAGGCTGGCGCGCGAAGGCGGAGTCGTGGCGCGAGCCGGTCGCCCAGCCGGCGGGCGACCACCCGGCGCTGGCGTCGGCGTACCGCGGCGGCGCGATGCACGTGCTGTCGTTCGACGACCGGCTGACCGCGGCGGGGACGGCCGCGGGGCTGAACGACCACTTCCCCGTGAGCGTGCGCGAGCCGCGGGCGTTCGCGACGCTGTTCGACGCGGCGCGACTGTACCCGGAAGTCGGGGACGGGGAGTACCCGGGTCCGGATCGGGACCCGCGGGTGTGA
- a CDS encoding glycoside hydrolase family 68 protein has translation MTDADPAAGDAPAGDPAAIRRRTPAWTREQATNLARVDDAVKPVIYPPADPVSDEVYLWDTWLLRERDGSVADVGGYRVAFALTAPRDLLPGKRHDVATIRCFYSADGESWENAGPVFEHSDPLGSRQWAGCALWDPDGEGPSDLYCYYTAAGEAGETDLSYTQHIALATGGTLAVDGDPDDPDGLAVAGTFTHESLLRPDGVRYETEEQSRGMIYTFRDPWFFTDPATGETHLLFEANVPVPEGSDACDGDAVAQEFNGAIGIADSPTGDPTEWELRDPLLHSTCVNQELERPHVVVRDGRYYLFVSSHEHTFAPGIEGFDALYGFVADSLHGEYRPLNDTGLVLTNPGNAPFQTYSWLAFPHEEELLVTSFFNYYDLEGRSLDDVADLPPEEQFRRFGGTLSPTIRLELDGDRTRVLGKLKHGHIPLPHEALPELPTRSVGGRRGGYR, from the coding sequence ATGACCGATGCCGATCCCGCCGCCGGCGACGCCCCCGCGGGCGACCCGGCGGCGATCCGGCGGCGAACGCCCGCGTGGACCCGCGAGCAGGCGACGAACCTCGCCCGCGTCGACGACGCGGTGAAGCCGGTGATCTACCCGCCCGCCGACCCCGTCAGCGACGAGGTGTACCTGTGGGACACGTGGCTGTTGCGCGAGCGCGACGGCTCCGTCGCCGACGTCGGCGGCTACCGCGTCGCCTTCGCGCTCACCGCGCCACGCGACCTCCTCCCCGGCAAGCGCCACGACGTGGCGACGATCCGCTGTTTCTACTCCGCCGACGGCGAGTCGTGGGAGAACGCCGGTCCCGTCTTCGAACACAGCGACCCGCTCGGCTCCCGACAGTGGGCCGGGTGTGCGCTGTGGGACCCCGACGGCGAGGGCCCGTCGGACCTGTACTGCTACTACACCGCCGCCGGCGAGGCCGGCGAGACCGACTTGAGCTACACCCAGCACATCGCGCTGGCGACCGGCGGCACGCTCGCCGTCGACGGCGACCCGGACGACCCCGACGGTCTCGCGGTCGCGGGCACCTTCACCCACGAGTCGCTGCTGCGCCCCGACGGCGTCCGCTACGAGACGGAAGAGCAGTCGCGCGGGATGATCTACACCTTCCGCGATCCGTGGTTCTTCACCGACCCCGCGACCGGCGAGACGCACCTGCTGTTCGAGGCGAACGTCCCCGTGCCGGAGGGGAGCGACGCCTGCGACGGCGACGCCGTCGCACAGGAGTTCAACGGCGCCATCGGCATCGCGGACTCGCCGACCGGCGACCCGACCGAGTGGGAACTGCGCGACCCGCTGCTCCACTCCACGTGCGTCAACCAGGAACTGGAACGCCCGCACGTCGTCGTCCGCGACGGCCGGTACTACCTGTTCGTCTCCAGCCACGAGCACACGTTCGCGCCCGGCATCGAGGGGTTCGACGCGCTGTACGGCTTCGTCGCCGACTCCCTCCACGGCGAGTACCGTCCGCTCAACGACACCGGGCTGGTGCTCACGAACCCCGGGAACGCGCCGTTCCAGACGTACTCGTGGCTCGCCTTCCCCCACGAGGAGGAACTGCTCGTCACCTCCTTCTTCAACTACTACGACCTGGAGGGCCGGAGTCTCGACGACGTGGCCGACCTCCCGCCCGAAGAGCAGTTCCGTCGCTTCGGCGGCACGTTGTCGCCGACGATCCGGCTCGAACTGGACGGCGATCGGACCCGCGTGCTGGGGAAACTGAAGCACGGTCACATCCCGCTGCCGCACGAGGCCCTGCCGGAGTTGCCGACGCGGAGCGTCGGGGGGCGGCGCGGCGGGTATCGCTGA
- a CDS encoding ABC transporter permease, with protein sequence MATETESPARVGGVGVGRRTVVVAFAAVQALAFAGAYTLGRPGLYAFFVVGSVAVAAYALDGTAFTVAAATLASVLLVALGLPLALFVARQQPALIAEKALDPDVHRVLYLGVYGPLIAAVASLLFGVPLARLLADGFPGQAVVESLVDLPLVVPHSVAGIIVLFGFGRGGAFPNVSVLGTMTGMVLAMAFVSAPYAVNATREAFESIDDRLEYASRIHGATRFQTFRRVTAPLAVRGMVTGGVLAWARAVSEFGAVAVVAYTVEFFYLPAGESVRAQHAPVFVYNTYLQGGLEESGAVAFLLLAVSAVIFLIVRYLTDDGGSTGGVA encoded by the coding sequence ATGGCAACCGAGACTGAGTCGCCCGCCCGCGTCGGCGGCGTCGGCGTCGGCCGGCGGACCGTCGTCGTCGCGTTCGCGGCCGTGCAGGCGCTGGCGTTCGCGGGCGCGTACACGCTCGGCCGGCCGGGACTGTACGCCTTCTTCGTCGTCGGCAGCGTCGCCGTCGCGGCCTACGCGCTGGACGGCACGGCGTTCACCGTCGCGGCGGCGACGCTGGCGAGCGTGCTGCTCGTCGCGCTCGGTCTCCCGCTGGCGCTGTTCGTCGCGCGCCAACAGCCGGCCCTGATCGCCGAGAAGGCGCTCGACCCCGACGTCCACCGCGTCCTCTACCTCGGGGTGTACGGACCCCTGATCGCGGCGGTCGCGAGCCTCCTGTTCGGCGTCCCGCTGGCGCGACTGCTCGCGGACGGCTTCCCGGGACAGGCCGTCGTCGAGAGCCTCGTCGACCTCCCGCTCGTGGTGCCCCACAGCGTCGCGGGGATCATCGTCCTGTTCGGCTTCGGTCGCGGCGGCGCCTTCCCGAACGTCTCCGTGTTGGGGACGATGACCGGGATGGTGCTGGCGATGGCGTTCGTCTCCGCCCCTTACGCGGTGAACGCGACCCGCGAGGCGTTCGAGTCGATCGACGACCGACTGGAGTACGCCTCCCGGATCCACGGCGCCACCCGCTTCCAGACGTTCCGGCGCGTCACCGCCCCCCTCGCGGTCCGGGGGATGGTCACCGGCGGGGTGCTCGCGTGGGCGCGTGCCGTCTCGGAGTTCGGCGCCGTCGCCGTCGTCGCCTACACGGTGGAGTTCTTCTACCTCCCGGCGGGCGAGTCGGTTCGCGCTCAGCACGCCCCCGTGTTCGTGTACAACACCTACCTGCAGGGCGGACTCGAGGAGAGCGGCGCGGTCGCGTTCCTCCTGTTGGCCGTCTCGGCGGTGATCTTCCTGATCGTGCGCTACCTCACCGACGACGGCGGCTCCACCGGAGGGGTGGCCTGA
- a CDS encoding ABC transporter ATP-binding protein, with amino-acid sequence MGLHADVSATFSADGGDAFVVDAAIDVDRGESLVVLGPSGSGKTLLLETVAGFHPNDGTVSLDGESIGDRAPERRDFGFVFQDYALFPHMTVAENAAYGVRYRDDHADPEALLAELGVGDLADRYPPTLSGGEKQRVALARALAVRPAVMLLDEPLAALDVPTRQSLRDDLAAVLDDVTTVYVTHNRTTARAVADRIAVMRDGRIVQTGTPEDVFERPASPTVASFTGSNVVAAEALRDAVAMPADATTAAVRPEHVRLDDDGPLAGTVARAVREDAAYRVVVDLDAATPADGSADATGSADTDGPAGTLADGGDARLSLYVDDPPAAGDRVRLTVPGDRVTAYTSADE; translated from the coding sequence ATGGGGTTGCACGCGGACGTGTCGGCGACGTTCTCGGCCGACGGCGGCGACGCGTTCGTCGTCGACGCCGCCATCGACGTCGACCGCGGCGAGAGCCTCGTCGTGCTCGGTCCCAGCGGGAGCGGGAAGACGCTGCTGTTGGAGACGGTCGCGGGCTTCCACCCGAACGACGGCACCGTCTCGCTCGACGGCGAGTCGATCGGCGACCGCGCCCCCGAACGGCGGGACTTCGGGTTCGTGTTCCAGGACTACGCGCTGTTCCCCCACATGACCGTCGCGGAGAACGCCGCCTACGGCGTCCGCTACCGCGACGACCACGCCGACCCCGAGGCGCTGCTGGCGGAACTGGGCGTCGGGGACCTCGCCGACCGCTACCCGCCGACGCTGTCGGGCGGGGAGAAACAGCGGGTCGCGCTCGCGCGGGCGCTGGCGGTCCGCCCCGCGGTGATGCTGCTCGACGAACCGCTGGCGGCGCTCGACGTGCCGACCAGACAGTCGCTCCGGGACGATCTGGCGGCCGTCCTCGACGACGTGACGACCGTCTACGTCACGCACAACCGGACGACGGCGCGGGCGGTCGCCGACCGCATCGCGGTGATGCGCGACGGTCGGATCGTCCAGACGGGGACGCCCGAGGACGTGTTCGAGCGTCCCGCCTCGCCGACGGTCGCGTCGTTCACCGGGTCGAACGTCGTCGCCGCCGAGGCGCTCCGCGACGCGGTCGCCATGCCCGCGGACGCGACGACGGCGGCCGTCCGCCCCGAACACGTCCGCCTCGACGACGACGGCCCGCTCGCGGGCACGGTCGCCCGGGCCGTGCGCGAGGACGCCGCCTACCGGGTGGTCGTCGACCTCGACGCGGCCACACCCGCTGACGGTTCCGCCGACGCGACCGGTTCCGCCGACACGGACGGTCCCGCCGGCACGCTGGCCGACGGCGGCGACGCCCGCCTCTCGCTGTACGTCGACGACCCGCCGGCGGCGGGCGACCGCGTCCGCCTGACCGTCCCCGGGGACCGGGTCACCGCGTACACGAGCGCCGACGAGTAA
- a CDS encoding TOBE domain-containing protein, whose product MEHDAPAAGGSDDGAAGFEASLVADGVTFDGRDAALLRAVAAAGSVSGAAGDLGRSRARALSRLETLETAFGDLVERRRGGADGGGSRLTGNAEALLARFERLTAALAGTAGAAESVFEGVVAGRDGELAVVDTDAGTLRALAVGDPDPAPGDAVQVSVRADAVTLHDPGETPSPDATSARNRFAGVASDVARGDSVAEVRVDVGAAAPVCALVTVDSAERLGLTAGRDVVVSFKATATRATVAAEEPGEPDERGA is encoded by the coding sequence ATGGAACACGACGCGCCGGCGGCGGGCGGGTCCGACGACGGCGCGGCGGGGTTCGAGGCGAGCCTCGTCGCCGACGGAGTGACGTTCGACGGGCGCGACGCCGCGCTGTTGCGGGCGGTGGCGGCCGCGGGGTCGGTCAGCGGCGCCGCCGGCGACCTGGGTCGGTCGCGGGCGCGGGCGCTCTCGCGGCTGGAGACGCTGGAGACCGCCTTCGGCGACCTCGTCGAGCGGCGCCGCGGCGGCGCCGACGGCGGCGGGAGCCGGCTCACCGGGAACGCCGAGGCGCTGCTCGCGCGCTTCGAGCGGCTGACGGCCGCGCTGGCGGGCACCGCCGGCGCGGCCGAGTCGGTGTTCGAGGGCGTCGTCGCGGGGCGCGACGGCGAACTCGCGGTCGTCGACACCGACGCCGGGACCCTCCGGGCGCTGGCCGTCGGCGACCCGGACCCGGCGCCCGGCGACGCGGTGCAGGTGAGCGTCCGTGCCGACGCCGTGACGCTGCACGACCCCGGGGAGACGCCGTCGCCGGACGCGACGAGCGCCAGAAACCGGTTCGCGGGCGTCGCGAGCGACGTCGCCCGGGGGGACTCGGTGGCGGAGGTGCGCGTCGACGTCGGCGCGGCCGCGCCGGTGTGTGCGCTCGTGACCGTCGACAGCGCCGAGCGACTCGGGCTGACGGCCGGACGCGACGTGGTCGTGTCGTTCAAGGCGACGGCGACGCGGGCGACCGTGGCCGCCGAGGAACCGGGAGAACCCGACGAGCGAGGAGCGTAG
- a CDS encoding substrate-binding domain-containing protein gives MTKQRSGDTDGGATRRGFLAAAGAGAAAVGLAGCTGGTGGSTEGDGDGDAGGGGDDSADGSAGGDTGTESSAELEDAMTIFHAGSLAPPFSEAEPAFEEEYGVDVTREAQGSVASTQKITQQGRAADVLGTSDFRLIRDRMLGEFADWYAIFTTNAMSIQYREDSPGADDIGADNWWEVLTRDDVVIGHSDPAVDPGGYRAVMTQQLGAEPFEGERLYDDATYERLRENSTVPTGTETNLEGQLESGELDYVFYYQSISASSGLPYVELQPEVDLSQATSAYAEHYAKAAVETSSGTFTGAPIAYGITSPSVAESPNAGAEWVEYFATEPGRAVLEELGLVPVDPIVVPAAAEDAVPENVASVASAQETLGPLEL, from the coding sequence ATGACGAAACAACGCTCCGGTGACACGGACGGGGGAGCGACCAGACGGGGGTTCCTCGCGGCGGCCGGCGCCGGCGCCGCTGCGGTGGGTCTCGCGGGCTGTACGGGCGGGACGGGCGGCTCGACCGAGGGCGACGGCGACGGCGACGCCGGCGGGGGCGGCGACGACAGCGCGGACGGGTCGGCCGGCGGCGACACCGGGACCGAGTCGTCGGCCGAGTTGGAGGACGCGATGACCATCTTCCACGCCGGCTCGCTCGCGCCGCCGTTCTCGGAGGCGGAACCGGCGTTCGAGGAGGAGTACGGCGTCGACGTCACCCGGGAGGCGCAGGGGTCGGTCGCCTCGACCCAGAAGATCACCCAGCAGGGCCGCGCGGCCGACGTGCTCGGCACCTCGGACTTCCGGCTCATCCGCGACCGGATGCTGGGGGAGTTCGCCGACTGGTACGCCATCTTCACGACGAACGCGATGTCGATCCAGTACCGCGAGGACTCCCCCGGCGCCGACGACATCGGGGCGGACAACTGGTGGGAGGTGCTCACCCGTGACGACGTCGTCATCGGCCACTCCGACCCGGCGGTCGACCCCGGCGGCTACCGCGCGGTGATGACCCAACAGCTCGGCGCGGAGCCGTTCGAGGGCGAGCGGCTGTACGACGACGCGACCTACGAGCGGCTCCGGGAGAACTCGACGGTCCCGACGGGCACCGAGACGAACTTGGAGGGACAGCTCGAGTCGGGCGAACTCGACTACGTGTTCTACTACCAGTCCATCTCCGCGAGTTCGGGGCTGCCGTACGTCGAACTCCAGCCGGAGGTCGACCTCTCGCAGGCGACCAGCGCGTACGCCGAGCACTACGCGAAGGCGGCGGTTGAGACGTCGTCGGGGACGTTCACCGGCGCGCCCATCGCGTACGGCATCACCTCTCCCTCGGTCGCGGAGTCGCCGAACGCGGGCGCCGAGTGGGTCGAGTACTTCGCCACGGAGCCGGGCCGCGCGGTGCTGGAGGAACTGGGACTCGTCCCGGTCGACCCCATCGTCGTGCCGGCGGCCGCCGAGGACGCGGTGCCCGAGAACGTCGCGTCGGTCGCGAGCGCACAGGAGACGCTCGGCCCGCTGGAGCTGTAG
- a CDS encoding putative sulfate/molybdate transporter has product MALSERLGYSDGVSFDGGEWTGAVGDSVTVLPIVVALAALTPVSLAHALLFFGVFQVVWGLVYGLPLSVEPMKALAGLALAGALTAGEYVAAGLLAGGVLVVAAATGALSRVERFVGRPVIRGIQLAVALVLLRAGVDLGLADPPLALAAAGVAGVVALAGFRRGAALAALGLGLALALARTGAPAASLPGLSVFPAAAPALTADALSATTGQLAMTVGNAAVATSLLLSDLFDADVSADRLAGSMGAMCLAAVPLGGVPMCHGSGGLAGKHAFGARTGGANLVLGGLYLAAVPFAGVVAAFPMAVLGVVLAVVAVHLGRRAVDVEGRGALALVALVGVVGLAWTVGAAFLVGLVADAARRRLWADAPATN; this is encoded by the coding sequence GTGGCACTCTCCGAGCGTCTCGGGTACTCGGACGGCGTCAGCTTCGACGGCGGCGAGTGGACCGGCGCGGTCGGGGATTCGGTTACGGTGTTGCCGATCGTCGTCGCGCTGGCGGCGCTGACGCCTGTGTCGTTGGCGCACGCGCTCCTGTTCTTCGGCGTGTTCCAGGTCGTCTGGGGGCTGGTGTACGGGCTGCCCCTCTCCGTGGAGCCGATGAAGGCGCTGGCCGGGCTGGCGCTCGCGGGCGCGCTCACGGCCGGCGAGTACGTCGCCGCCGGCCTGCTCGCGGGCGGGGTCCTCGTGGTCGCGGCGGCGACGGGGGCGCTCTCGCGCGTCGAACGCTTCGTCGGCCGCCCCGTGATCCGGGGGATCCAGTTGGCGGTCGCGCTCGTGCTCCTCCGGGCCGGCGTCGACCTCGGGCTGGCCGACCCGCCGCTCGCGCTCGCGGCCGCCGGCGTCGCCGGCGTCGTCGCGCTGGCGGGGTTCCGACGTGGGGCCGCGCTCGCGGCGTTGGGGCTGGGGCTGGCGCTCGCGCTCGCCCGCACCGGCGCCCCGGCCGCCTCGCTCCCCGGTCTCTCGGTGTTCCCCGCCGCGGCGCCGGCGCTCACGGCCGACGCGCTGTCGGCGACGACCGGACAGCTCGCGATGACCGTCGGCAACGCCGCGGTGGCGACGAGCCTCCTGCTGTCGGATCTGTTCGACGCCGACGTCTCCGCCGACCGGCTCGCGGGAAGCATGGGCGCGATGTGTCTCGCGGCGGTGCCGCTGGGCGGCGTCCCGATGTGTCACGGCTCGGGCGGGCTGGCGGGCAAACACGCCTTCGGCGCCCGCACCGGCGGCGCGAACCTCGTGCTCGGCGGACTGTACCTCGCGGCGGTGCCGTTCGCGGGCGTCGTCGCCGCGTTCCCGATGGCGGTGCTCGGCGTCGTGTTGGCGGTCGTGGCGGTCCACCTCGGCCGGCGCGCCGTCGACGTGGAGGGGCGCGGCGCGCTCGCGCTGGTCGCGCTCGTCGGCGTCGTCGGCCTCGCGTGGACCGTCGGCGCGGCGTTCCTCGTCGGGCTGGTCGCCGACGCGGCACGCCGTCGGCTGTGGGCCGACGCGCCGGCGACGAACTGA
- a CDS encoding dihydrodipicolinate synthase family protein — protein MHGTGPPLVTPFDAEGALDEAALRDLVGWVEARGVDFLVPCGSNSEAELMTAAERARTVEVVADEATVPVLAGTGSPGLTETLEATDAAADAGADAALVVTPFYYGHSMATHEEYYTSVADAAEVPVYLYSVPAYTNVKLDPDTIATLAEHPNIGGMKDSSGDVQTFQRTQRRVADLDFDLMVGSGGVLSQALAAGGSGGVLALANVAPEATTAIYEAHDAGDHERARELTAACVELNYAVTGGYSVPGLKYAMRERGAPAGHVRSPHRPVDADAKARLDDLLAEFAALRDDL, from the coding sequence ATGCACGGAACCGGACCGCCGCTCGTCACGCCGTTCGACGCCGAGGGGGCGCTCGACGAAGCCGCACTCCGCGACCTGGTCGGGTGGGTCGAAGCACGCGGCGTCGACTTCCTCGTCCCCTGCGGGTCGAACAGCGAGGCCGAACTGATGACCGCCGCCGAGCGCGCCCGGACGGTCGAGGTCGTCGCCGACGAGGCGACGGTCCCGGTGTTGGCGGGCACCGGCAGCCCCGGGCTGACGGAGACGCTGGAGGCGACCGACGCCGCCGCCGACGCGGGCGCCGACGCCGCGCTCGTCGTCACGCCCTTCTACTACGGCCACTCGATGGCGACCCACGAGGAGTACTACACGTCGGTCGCCGACGCCGCCGAGGTCCCGGTGTACCTCTACTCCGTCCCCGCCTACACGAACGTGAAGCTCGACCCCGACACGATCGCGACCCTCGCCGAACACCCCAACATCGGCGGCATGAAGGACTCCTCGGGCGACGTCCAGACGTTCCAGCGCACCCAGCGGCGCGTCGCCGACCTCGACTTCGACCTGATGGTCGGCTCCGGGGGCGTCCTCTCGCAGGCGCTCGCGGCGGGCGGCTCCGGCGGCGTGCTCGCGCTCGCCAACGTCGCCCCCGAGGCGACGACCGCGATCTACGAGGCCCACGACGCCGGCGACCACGAGCGCGCCCGCGAACTGACGGCCGCCTGCGTCGAGTTGAACTACGCCGTCACCGGCGGCTACAGCGTCCCCGGCCTGAAGTACGCGATGCGCGAGCGCGGCGCCCCCGCCGGCCACGTCCGGTCGCCCCACCGCCCGGTCGACGCGGACGCGAAGGCGCGTCTCGACGACCTCCTCGCGGAGTTCGCGGCCCTGCGCGACGACCTCTGA